Proteins from a genomic interval of Sander vitreus isolate 19-12246 chromosome 6, sanVit1, whole genome shotgun sequence:
- the LOC144519832 gene encoding discoidin, CUB and LCCL domain-containing protein 1 isoform X5: MLVKCENIRDAVKSFITGFWITFSVCSVSVHGQEGNGCGHTLLGTESGTLASPNYPGTYPSNTWCKWRLRVAEGRTLRLLFGDFDIESSPGCRNGSLVITDKSGIPSLGPVCGKLDASLNNVTFKSNEVTITFRSGPHRSGRGFLLSYATDQYPDLISCLQRGSHSSSQLLSVYCPAGCKNITGDVWGNNEQGYRDTSVLCKSAVHAGAASDSLGGRVTVNRGRSLTLYESTFANGILSKMGSLSEKKLLFSQECNNILSVSGLNASSFRDENSQEYTMFWSSRNMDSSHEFLPWAADGNDPNPWVELGLSDRSTITGIITTVSNEYYIESYSLFFSKDRKAWKLYKGALSKEKKVFQAYTDGHLRVLNSFFPPVVARFVRLQPLSWHGRALAQVQILGCPVAKVTPRSRSAAESPSISVNMDTPRPSPTPPSPTEGPVLVETRLNTYVPVGSSQPVIVAVGVVLGLITCGSCLLAGVWWKRRKKDSQMKYSLTTNYAEPAVATIGQKVGSTFRPSSDEGYTTPFAFNHYDTPGNLPEYAEPLPPEPEYATPFSEQPSESNLPTLTGIGHSNTHGPPVPAPTAGTRTTSSHTQYDCPSHRMLSNGYCTPALHVNGPRPVSVVYAEPKSSDSLLQKHTYGEPL, translated from the exons TAAAGTGTGAAAACATCCGGGATGCTGTGAAGTCTTTTATTACCGGTTTCTGGATCACTTTTAGCGTCTGTTCCGTAAGTGTTCACGGCCAGGAGG GTAATGGCTGTGGACATACACTGCTGGGCACAGAGTCTGGCACGTTGGCCTCTCCGAACTATCCAGGCACCTACCCCAGTAACACCTGGTGTAAGTGGAGGCTTCGAGTGGCAGAGGGGCGAACGCTGCGACTGCTGTTTGGGGATTTTGACATTGAGAGCAGTCCGGGCTGCAGGAATGGTTCTCTTGTGATCACAGACAAGAGCGGGATACCCAGTCTGG GTCCAGTGTGTGGGAAGCTTGATGCATCACTGAACAATGTGACATTTAAAAGCAATGAAGTGACAATAACCTTCAGGTCAGGCCCACACCGCTCTGGACGAGGGTTTCTACTGTCCTATGCCACCGACCAGTATCCAG ATCTCATTTCTTGTTTACAACGAGGATCTCATTCTAGCTCGCAGCTTTTGAG TGTGTACTGCCCTGCTGGATGTAAGAATATCACAGGGGATGTTTGGGGAAACAATGAACAGGGTTACAGAGAT ACCTCAGTCCTGTGCAAGTCTGCAGTCCATGCTGGAGCTGCATCTGATAGTCTGGGAGGCCGTGTCACTGTGAACCGTGGGAGAAGTCTTACACTCTATGAATCCACCTTTGCCAATGGAATCCTTTCAAAAAT GGGATCATTATCAGAAAAGAAGCTGCTCTTCAGCCAAG AATGCAACAACATCCTGAGTGTTTCTGGTTTAAATGCCTCATCTTTCCGGGATGAAAACAGTCAAGAGTACACAATGTTCTGGTCCTCCAGAAACATGGATTCTAGCCATGAGTTCCTACCCTGGGCAGCAGACGGTAATGATCCAAACCCATGGGTGGAGCTGGGGCTGAGTGATAGAAGCACTATCACAG GAATAATAACAACGGTATCAAACGAGTACTACATAGAATCCTacagtctttttttcagcaaggACAGAAAAGCTTGGAAGCTATACAAAGGTGCTCtcagcaaagaaaaaaag GTGTTTCAGGCCTATACGGATGGCCACCTCAGGGTTCTCAACAGCTTTTTCCCTCCAGTGGTGGCTCGGTTTGTCCGGCTACAGCCACTCAGCTGGCATGGCCGAGCTTTAGCTCAGGTGCAAATCCTTGGCTGTCCTGTTGCCAAGGTAACACCAAGGTCCCGCTCAGCCGCTG AATCTCCATCCATCAGTGTTAACATGGATACACCACGGCCCAGCCCCActcctccttcccccacagagggCCCAGTGTTAGTGGAGACGAGACTGA ACACTTATGTTCCTGTAGGCTCCAGTCAGCCAGTAATAGTGGCAGTGGGAGTGGTCCTGGGGCTGATAACGTGCGGCAGTTGTTTGTTGGCTGGAGTCTGGTGGAAGAGAAG GAAAAAAGATTCACAAATGAAGTACTCCTTAACCACAA ACTATGCAGAGCCTGCTGTTGCAACTATTGGACAGAAGGTTGGGTCAACATTCAGACCCTCCTCAGATGAGGGCTACACCACCCCCTTCGCCTTCAACCATTATGACACTCCTGGCAACCTGCCAGAGTACGCCGAGCCTCTTCCCCCAGAGCCCGAGTATGCCACTCCATTCAGTGAGCAGCCCTCCGAGTCCAACCTACCGACTTTGACAGGGATCGGTCACAGCAATACACATGGACCCCCTGTACCAGCACCTACCGCTGGTACCAGGACCACATCCAGCCACACTCAGTATGACTGTCCCTCACACAGGATGCTTTCCAATGGCTACTGCACTCCTGCACTACATGTCAATGGCCCCCGGCCGGTCAGTGTGGTCTATGCTGAGCCCAAGTCatctgactctttactacagAAGCACACATATGGGGAGCCTTTGTGA
- the LOC144519832 gene encoding discoidin, CUB and LCCL domain-containing protein 1 isoform X1: protein MLVKCENIRDAVKSFITGFWITFSVCSVSVHGQEGNGCGHTLLGTESGTLASPNYPGTYPSNTWCKWRLRVAEGRTLRLLFGDFDIESSPGCRNGSLVITDKSGIPSLGPVCGKLDASLNNVTFKSNEVTITFRSGPHRSGRGFLLSYATDQYPDLISCLQRGSHSSSQLLSVYCPAGCKNITGDVWGNNEQGYRDTSVLCKSAVHAGAASDSLGGRVTVNRGRSLTLYESTFANGILSKMGSLSEKKLLFSQECNNILSVSGLNASSFRDENSQEYTMFWSSRNMDSSHEFLPWAADGNDPNPWVELGLSDRSTITGIITTVSNEYYIESYSLFFSKDRKAWKLYKGALSKEKKVFQAYTDGHLRVLNSFFPPVVARFVRLQPLSWHGRALAQVQILGCPVAKVTPRSRSAAESPSISVNMDTPRPSPTPPSPTEGPVLVETRLNTYVPVGSSQPVIVAVGVVLGLITCGSCLLAGVWWKRRKKDSQMKYSLTTTGSQSFQAKSLSCPQSELISYPLERNVHDALPSPPLNDYAEPAVATIGQKVGSTFRPSSDEGYTTPFAFNHYDTPGNLPEYAEPLPPEPEYATPFSEQPSESNLPTLTGIGHSNTHGPPVPAPTAGTRTTSSHTQYDCPSHRMLSNGYCTPALHVNGPRPVSVVYAEPKSSDSLLQKHTYGEPL from the exons TAAAGTGTGAAAACATCCGGGATGCTGTGAAGTCTTTTATTACCGGTTTCTGGATCACTTTTAGCGTCTGTTCCGTAAGTGTTCACGGCCAGGAGG GTAATGGCTGTGGACATACACTGCTGGGCACAGAGTCTGGCACGTTGGCCTCTCCGAACTATCCAGGCACCTACCCCAGTAACACCTGGTGTAAGTGGAGGCTTCGAGTGGCAGAGGGGCGAACGCTGCGACTGCTGTTTGGGGATTTTGACATTGAGAGCAGTCCGGGCTGCAGGAATGGTTCTCTTGTGATCACAGACAAGAGCGGGATACCCAGTCTGG GTCCAGTGTGTGGGAAGCTTGATGCATCACTGAACAATGTGACATTTAAAAGCAATGAAGTGACAATAACCTTCAGGTCAGGCCCACACCGCTCTGGACGAGGGTTTCTACTGTCCTATGCCACCGACCAGTATCCAG ATCTCATTTCTTGTTTACAACGAGGATCTCATTCTAGCTCGCAGCTTTTGAG TGTGTACTGCCCTGCTGGATGTAAGAATATCACAGGGGATGTTTGGGGAAACAATGAACAGGGTTACAGAGAT ACCTCAGTCCTGTGCAAGTCTGCAGTCCATGCTGGAGCTGCATCTGATAGTCTGGGAGGCCGTGTCACTGTGAACCGTGGGAGAAGTCTTACACTCTATGAATCCACCTTTGCCAATGGAATCCTTTCAAAAAT GGGATCATTATCAGAAAAGAAGCTGCTCTTCAGCCAAG AATGCAACAACATCCTGAGTGTTTCTGGTTTAAATGCCTCATCTTTCCGGGATGAAAACAGTCAAGAGTACACAATGTTCTGGTCCTCCAGAAACATGGATTCTAGCCATGAGTTCCTACCCTGGGCAGCAGACGGTAATGATCCAAACCCATGGGTGGAGCTGGGGCTGAGTGATAGAAGCACTATCACAG GAATAATAACAACGGTATCAAACGAGTACTACATAGAATCCTacagtctttttttcagcaaggACAGAAAAGCTTGGAAGCTATACAAAGGTGCTCtcagcaaagaaaaaaag GTGTTTCAGGCCTATACGGATGGCCACCTCAGGGTTCTCAACAGCTTTTTCCCTCCAGTGGTGGCTCGGTTTGTCCGGCTACAGCCACTCAGCTGGCATGGCCGAGCTTTAGCTCAGGTGCAAATCCTTGGCTGTCCTGTTGCCAAGGTAACACCAAGGTCCCGCTCAGCCGCTG AATCTCCATCCATCAGTGTTAACATGGATACACCACGGCCCAGCCCCActcctccttcccccacagagggCCCAGTGTTAGTGGAGACGAGACTGA ACACTTATGTTCCTGTAGGCTCCAGTCAGCCAGTAATAGTGGCAGTGGGAGTGGTCCTGGGGCTGATAACGTGCGGCAGTTGTTTGTTGGCTGGAGTCTGGTGGAAGAGAAG GAAAAAAGATTCACAAATGAAGTACTCCTTAACCACAA CAGGTAGTCAAAGTTTCCAGGCAAAGAGTCTCTCCTGCCCACAATCAGAGCTTATCTCTTACCCTCTGGAGCGAAATGTCCATGATGCTCTACCTAGCCCTCCTCTTAATG ACTATGCAGAGCCTGCTGTTGCAACTATTGGACAGAAGGTTGGGTCAACATTCAGACCCTCCTCAGATGAGGGCTACACCACCCCCTTCGCCTTCAACCATTATGACACTCCTGGCAACCTGCCAGAGTACGCCGAGCCTCTTCCCCCAGAGCCCGAGTATGCCACTCCATTCAGTGAGCAGCCCTCCGAGTCCAACCTACCGACTTTGACAGGGATCGGTCACAGCAATACACATGGACCCCCTGTACCAGCACCTACCGCTGGTACCAGGACCACATCCAGCCACACTCAGTATGACTGTCCCTCACACAGGATGCTTTCCAATGGCTACTGCACTCCTGCACTACATGTCAATGGCCCCCGGCCGGTCAGTGTGGTCTATGCTGAGCCCAAGTCatctgactctttactacagAAGCACACATATGGGGAGCCTTTGTGA
- the LOC144519832 gene encoding discoidin, CUB and LCCL domain-containing protein 1 isoform X4, translated as MLVKCENIRDAVKSFITGFWITFSVCSVSVHGQEGNGCGHTLLGTESGTLASPNYPGTYPSNTWCKWRLRVAEGRTLRLLFGDFDIESSPGCRNGSLVITDKSGIPSLGPVCGKLDASLNNVTFKSNEVTITFRSGPHRSGRGFLLSYATDQYPDLISCLQRGSHSSSQLLSVYCPAGCKNITGDVWGNNEQGYRDTSVLCKSAVHAGAASDSLGGRVTVNRGRSLTLYESTFANGILSKMGSLSEKKLLFSQECNNILSVSGLNASSFRDENSQEYTMFWSSRNMDSSHEFLPWAADGNDPNPWVELGLSDRSTITGIITTVSNEYYIESYSLFFSKDRKAWKLYKGALSKEKKVFQAYTDGHLRVLNSFFPPVVARFVRLQPLSWHGRALAQVQILGCPVAKVTPRSRSAAESPSISVNMDTPRPSPTPPSPTEGPVLVETRLSSSQPVIVAVGVVLGLITCGSCLLAGVWWKRRKKDSQMKYSLTTSSQSFQAKSLSCPQSELISYPLERNVHDALPSPPLNDYAEPAVATIGQKVGSTFRPSSDEGYTTPFAFNHYDTPGNLPEYAEPLPPEPEYATPFSEQPSESNLPTLTGIGHSNTHGPPVPAPTAGTRTTSSHTQYDCPSHRMLSNGYCTPALHVNGPRPVSVVYAEPKSSDSLLQKHTYGEPL; from the exons TAAAGTGTGAAAACATCCGGGATGCTGTGAAGTCTTTTATTACCGGTTTCTGGATCACTTTTAGCGTCTGTTCCGTAAGTGTTCACGGCCAGGAGG GTAATGGCTGTGGACATACACTGCTGGGCACAGAGTCTGGCACGTTGGCCTCTCCGAACTATCCAGGCACCTACCCCAGTAACACCTGGTGTAAGTGGAGGCTTCGAGTGGCAGAGGGGCGAACGCTGCGACTGCTGTTTGGGGATTTTGACATTGAGAGCAGTCCGGGCTGCAGGAATGGTTCTCTTGTGATCACAGACAAGAGCGGGATACCCAGTCTGG GTCCAGTGTGTGGGAAGCTTGATGCATCACTGAACAATGTGACATTTAAAAGCAATGAAGTGACAATAACCTTCAGGTCAGGCCCACACCGCTCTGGACGAGGGTTTCTACTGTCCTATGCCACCGACCAGTATCCAG ATCTCATTTCTTGTTTACAACGAGGATCTCATTCTAGCTCGCAGCTTTTGAG TGTGTACTGCCCTGCTGGATGTAAGAATATCACAGGGGATGTTTGGGGAAACAATGAACAGGGTTACAGAGAT ACCTCAGTCCTGTGCAAGTCTGCAGTCCATGCTGGAGCTGCATCTGATAGTCTGGGAGGCCGTGTCACTGTGAACCGTGGGAGAAGTCTTACACTCTATGAATCCACCTTTGCCAATGGAATCCTTTCAAAAAT GGGATCATTATCAGAAAAGAAGCTGCTCTTCAGCCAAG AATGCAACAACATCCTGAGTGTTTCTGGTTTAAATGCCTCATCTTTCCGGGATGAAAACAGTCAAGAGTACACAATGTTCTGGTCCTCCAGAAACATGGATTCTAGCCATGAGTTCCTACCCTGGGCAGCAGACGGTAATGATCCAAACCCATGGGTGGAGCTGGGGCTGAGTGATAGAAGCACTATCACAG GAATAATAACAACGGTATCAAACGAGTACTACATAGAATCCTacagtctttttttcagcaaggACAGAAAAGCTTGGAAGCTATACAAAGGTGCTCtcagcaaagaaaaaaag GTGTTTCAGGCCTATACGGATGGCCACCTCAGGGTTCTCAACAGCTTTTTCCCTCCAGTGGTGGCTCGGTTTGTCCGGCTACAGCCACTCAGCTGGCATGGCCGAGCTTTAGCTCAGGTGCAAATCCTTGGCTGTCCTGTTGCCAAGGTAACACCAAGGTCCCGCTCAGCCGCTG AATCTCCATCCATCAGTGTTAACATGGATACACCACGGCCCAGCCCCActcctccttcccccacagagggCCCAGTGTTAGTGGAGACGAGACTGA GCTCCAGTCAGCCAGTAATAGTGGCAGTGGGAGTGGTCCTGGGGCTGATAACGTGCGGCAGTTGTTTGTTGGCTGGAGTCTGGTGGAAGAGAAG GAAAAAAGATTCACAAATGAAGTACTCCTTAACCACAA GTAGTCAAAGTTTCCAGGCAAAGAGTCTCTCCTGCCCACAATCAGAGCTTATCTCTTACCCTCTGGAGCGAAATGTCCATGATGCTCTACCTAGCCCTCCTCTTAATG ACTATGCAGAGCCTGCTGTTGCAACTATTGGACAGAAGGTTGGGTCAACATTCAGACCCTCCTCAGATGAGGGCTACACCACCCCCTTCGCCTTCAACCATTATGACACTCCTGGCAACCTGCCAGAGTACGCCGAGCCTCTTCCCCCAGAGCCCGAGTATGCCACTCCATTCAGTGAGCAGCCCTCCGAGTCCAACCTACCGACTTTGACAGGGATCGGTCACAGCAATACACATGGACCCCCTGTACCAGCACCTACCGCTGGTACCAGGACCACATCCAGCCACACTCAGTATGACTGTCCCTCACACAGGATGCTTTCCAATGGCTACTGCACTCCTGCACTACATGTCAATGGCCCCCGGCCGGTCAGTGTGGTCTATGCTGAGCCCAAGTCatctgactctttactacagAAGCACACATATGGGGAGCCTTTGTGA
- the LOC144519832 gene encoding discoidin, CUB and LCCL domain-containing protein 1 isoform X3 has product MLVKCENIRDAVKSFITGFWITFSVCSVSVHGQEGNGCGHTLLGTESGTLASPNYPGTYPSNTWCKWRLRVAEGRTLRLLFGDFDIESSPGCRNGSLVITDKSGIPSLGPVCGKLDASLNNVTFKSNEVTITFRSGPHRSGRGFLLSYATDQYPDLISCLQRGSHSSSQLLSVYCPAGCKNITGDVWGNNEQGYRDTSVLCKSAVHAGAASDSLGGRVTVNRGRSLTLYESTFANGILSKMGSLSEKKLLFSQECNNILSVSGLNASSFRDENSQEYTMFWSSRNMDSSHEFLPWAADGNDPNPWVELGLSDRSTITGIITTVSNEYYIESYSLFFSKDRKAWKLYKGALSKEKKVFQAYTDGHLRVLNSFFPPVVARFVRLQPLSWHGRALAQVQILGCPVAKVTPRSRSAAESPSISVNMDTPRPSPTPPSPTEGPVLVETRLSSSQPVIVAVGVVLGLITCGSCLLAGVWWKRRKKDSQMKYSLTTTGSQSFQAKSLSCPQSELISYPLERNVHDALPSPPLNDYAEPAVATIGQKVGSTFRPSSDEGYTTPFAFNHYDTPGNLPEYAEPLPPEPEYATPFSEQPSESNLPTLTGIGHSNTHGPPVPAPTAGTRTTSSHTQYDCPSHRMLSNGYCTPALHVNGPRPVSVVYAEPKSSDSLLQKHTYGEPL; this is encoded by the exons TAAAGTGTGAAAACATCCGGGATGCTGTGAAGTCTTTTATTACCGGTTTCTGGATCACTTTTAGCGTCTGTTCCGTAAGTGTTCACGGCCAGGAGG GTAATGGCTGTGGACATACACTGCTGGGCACAGAGTCTGGCACGTTGGCCTCTCCGAACTATCCAGGCACCTACCCCAGTAACACCTGGTGTAAGTGGAGGCTTCGAGTGGCAGAGGGGCGAACGCTGCGACTGCTGTTTGGGGATTTTGACATTGAGAGCAGTCCGGGCTGCAGGAATGGTTCTCTTGTGATCACAGACAAGAGCGGGATACCCAGTCTGG GTCCAGTGTGTGGGAAGCTTGATGCATCACTGAACAATGTGACATTTAAAAGCAATGAAGTGACAATAACCTTCAGGTCAGGCCCACACCGCTCTGGACGAGGGTTTCTACTGTCCTATGCCACCGACCAGTATCCAG ATCTCATTTCTTGTTTACAACGAGGATCTCATTCTAGCTCGCAGCTTTTGAG TGTGTACTGCCCTGCTGGATGTAAGAATATCACAGGGGATGTTTGGGGAAACAATGAACAGGGTTACAGAGAT ACCTCAGTCCTGTGCAAGTCTGCAGTCCATGCTGGAGCTGCATCTGATAGTCTGGGAGGCCGTGTCACTGTGAACCGTGGGAGAAGTCTTACACTCTATGAATCCACCTTTGCCAATGGAATCCTTTCAAAAAT GGGATCATTATCAGAAAAGAAGCTGCTCTTCAGCCAAG AATGCAACAACATCCTGAGTGTTTCTGGTTTAAATGCCTCATCTTTCCGGGATGAAAACAGTCAAGAGTACACAATGTTCTGGTCCTCCAGAAACATGGATTCTAGCCATGAGTTCCTACCCTGGGCAGCAGACGGTAATGATCCAAACCCATGGGTGGAGCTGGGGCTGAGTGATAGAAGCACTATCACAG GAATAATAACAACGGTATCAAACGAGTACTACATAGAATCCTacagtctttttttcagcaaggACAGAAAAGCTTGGAAGCTATACAAAGGTGCTCtcagcaaagaaaaaaag GTGTTTCAGGCCTATACGGATGGCCACCTCAGGGTTCTCAACAGCTTTTTCCCTCCAGTGGTGGCTCGGTTTGTCCGGCTACAGCCACTCAGCTGGCATGGCCGAGCTTTAGCTCAGGTGCAAATCCTTGGCTGTCCTGTTGCCAAGGTAACACCAAGGTCCCGCTCAGCCGCTG AATCTCCATCCATCAGTGTTAACATGGATACACCACGGCCCAGCCCCActcctccttcccccacagagggCCCAGTGTTAGTGGAGACGAGACTGA GCTCCAGTCAGCCAGTAATAGTGGCAGTGGGAGTGGTCCTGGGGCTGATAACGTGCGGCAGTTGTTTGTTGGCTGGAGTCTGGTGGAAGAGAAG GAAAAAAGATTCACAAATGAAGTACTCCTTAACCACAA CAGGTAGTCAAAGTTTCCAGGCAAAGAGTCTCTCCTGCCCACAATCAGAGCTTATCTCTTACCCTCTGGAGCGAAATGTCCATGATGCTCTACCTAGCCCTCCTCTTAATG ACTATGCAGAGCCTGCTGTTGCAACTATTGGACAGAAGGTTGGGTCAACATTCAGACCCTCCTCAGATGAGGGCTACACCACCCCCTTCGCCTTCAACCATTATGACACTCCTGGCAACCTGCCAGAGTACGCCGAGCCTCTTCCCCCAGAGCCCGAGTATGCCACTCCATTCAGTGAGCAGCCCTCCGAGTCCAACCTACCGACTTTGACAGGGATCGGTCACAGCAATACACATGGACCCCCTGTACCAGCACCTACCGCTGGTACCAGGACCACATCCAGCCACACTCAGTATGACTGTCCCTCACACAGGATGCTTTCCAATGGCTACTGCACTCCTGCACTACATGTCAATGGCCCCCGGCCGGTCAGTGTGGTCTATGCTGAGCCCAAGTCatctgactctttactacagAAGCACACATATGGGGAGCCTTTGTGA
- the LOC144519832 gene encoding discoidin, CUB and LCCL domain-containing protein 1 isoform X2, which produces MLVKCENIRDAVKSFITGFWITFSVCSVSVHGQEGNGCGHTLLGTESGTLASPNYPGTYPSNTWCKWRLRVAEGRTLRLLFGDFDIESSPGCRNGSLVITDKSGIPSLGPVCGKLDASLNNVTFKSNEVTITFRSGPHRSGRGFLLSYATDQYPDLISCLQRGSHSSSQLLSVYCPAGCKNITGDVWGNNEQGYRDTSVLCKSAVHAGAASDSLGGRVTVNRGRSLTLYESTFANGILSKMGSLSEKKLLFSQECNNILSVSGLNASSFRDENSQEYTMFWSSRNMDSSHEFLPWAADGNDPNPWVELGLSDRSTITGIITTVSNEYYIESYSLFFSKDRKAWKLYKGALSKEKKVFQAYTDGHLRVLNSFFPPVVARFVRLQPLSWHGRALAQVQILGCPVAKVTPRSRSAAESPSISVNMDTPRPSPTPPSPTEGPVLVETRLNTYVPVGSSQPVIVAVGVVLGLITCGSCLLAGVWWKRRKKDSQMKYSLTTSSQSFQAKSLSCPQSELISYPLERNVHDALPSPPLNDYAEPAVATIGQKVGSTFRPSSDEGYTTPFAFNHYDTPGNLPEYAEPLPPEPEYATPFSEQPSESNLPTLTGIGHSNTHGPPVPAPTAGTRTTSSHTQYDCPSHRMLSNGYCTPALHVNGPRPVSVVYAEPKSSDSLLQKHTYGEPL; this is translated from the exons TAAAGTGTGAAAACATCCGGGATGCTGTGAAGTCTTTTATTACCGGTTTCTGGATCACTTTTAGCGTCTGTTCCGTAAGTGTTCACGGCCAGGAGG GTAATGGCTGTGGACATACACTGCTGGGCACAGAGTCTGGCACGTTGGCCTCTCCGAACTATCCAGGCACCTACCCCAGTAACACCTGGTGTAAGTGGAGGCTTCGAGTGGCAGAGGGGCGAACGCTGCGACTGCTGTTTGGGGATTTTGACATTGAGAGCAGTCCGGGCTGCAGGAATGGTTCTCTTGTGATCACAGACAAGAGCGGGATACCCAGTCTGG GTCCAGTGTGTGGGAAGCTTGATGCATCACTGAACAATGTGACATTTAAAAGCAATGAAGTGACAATAACCTTCAGGTCAGGCCCACACCGCTCTGGACGAGGGTTTCTACTGTCCTATGCCACCGACCAGTATCCAG ATCTCATTTCTTGTTTACAACGAGGATCTCATTCTAGCTCGCAGCTTTTGAG TGTGTACTGCCCTGCTGGATGTAAGAATATCACAGGGGATGTTTGGGGAAACAATGAACAGGGTTACAGAGAT ACCTCAGTCCTGTGCAAGTCTGCAGTCCATGCTGGAGCTGCATCTGATAGTCTGGGAGGCCGTGTCACTGTGAACCGTGGGAGAAGTCTTACACTCTATGAATCCACCTTTGCCAATGGAATCCTTTCAAAAAT GGGATCATTATCAGAAAAGAAGCTGCTCTTCAGCCAAG AATGCAACAACATCCTGAGTGTTTCTGGTTTAAATGCCTCATCTTTCCGGGATGAAAACAGTCAAGAGTACACAATGTTCTGGTCCTCCAGAAACATGGATTCTAGCCATGAGTTCCTACCCTGGGCAGCAGACGGTAATGATCCAAACCCATGGGTGGAGCTGGGGCTGAGTGATAGAAGCACTATCACAG GAATAATAACAACGGTATCAAACGAGTACTACATAGAATCCTacagtctttttttcagcaaggACAGAAAAGCTTGGAAGCTATACAAAGGTGCTCtcagcaaagaaaaaaag GTGTTTCAGGCCTATACGGATGGCCACCTCAGGGTTCTCAACAGCTTTTTCCCTCCAGTGGTGGCTCGGTTTGTCCGGCTACAGCCACTCAGCTGGCATGGCCGAGCTTTAGCTCAGGTGCAAATCCTTGGCTGTCCTGTTGCCAAGGTAACACCAAGGTCCCGCTCAGCCGCTG AATCTCCATCCATCAGTGTTAACATGGATACACCACGGCCCAGCCCCActcctccttcccccacagagggCCCAGTGTTAGTGGAGACGAGACTGA ACACTTATGTTCCTGTAGGCTCCAGTCAGCCAGTAATAGTGGCAGTGGGAGTGGTCCTGGGGCTGATAACGTGCGGCAGTTGTTTGTTGGCTGGAGTCTGGTGGAAGAGAAG GAAAAAAGATTCACAAATGAAGTACTCCTTAACCACAA GTAGTCAAAGTTTCCAGGCAAAGAGTCTCTCCTGCCCACAATCAGAGCTTATCTCTTACCCTCTGGAGCGAAATGTCCATGATGCTCTACCTAGCCCTCCTCTTAATG ACTATGCAGAGCCTGCTGTTGCAACTATTGGACAGAAGGTTGGGTCAACATTCAGACCCTCCTCAGATGAGGGCTACACCACCCCCTTCGCCTTCAACCATTATGACACTCCTGGCAACCTGCCAGAGTACGCCGAGCCTCTTCCCCCAGAGCCCGAGTATGCCACTCCATTCAGTGAGCAGCCCTCCGAGTCCAACCTACCGACTTTGACAGGGATCGGTCACAGCAATACACATGGACCCCCTGTACCAGCACCTACCGCTGGTACCAGGACCACATCCAGCCACACTCAGTATGACTGTCCCTCACACAGGATGCTTTCCAATGGCTACTGCACTCCTGCACTACATGTCAATGGCCCCCGGCCGGTCAGTGTGGTCTATGCTGAGCCCAAGTCatctgactctttactacagAAGCACACATATGGGGAGCCTTTGTGA